A single window of Penaeus chinensis breed Huanghai No. 1 chromosome 9, ASM1920278v2, whole genome shotgun sequence DNA harbors:
- the LOC125029099 gene encoding WD repeat-containing protein 91-like isoform X3: MSHVQYLDELVKEYLLFRGFSQTLRSLDNELKIDKDKGFRVDRLVDQVVSHIQTYDLVGLRELWAHLDKRIFAHLPHTLLPCVRKLETSILRLYVVNTIQTNKPDKLVEFFEKMAQELQSQAEWREWFILPYLKGVEENSSFAMYFTRQWQDTLLVSLHNFFAVVFQSIELPTLASYRDEASKIARLQEDNELLRARLSALTTSDQPSLEHLVVPDPPPPSHLMDDFYNIAQEAPSSESQLKSLKTILFGLGGGLPTSPILGRRATGGAASASPQPSPIAAQAPSSNNHGGTSVFTHSVARRTSSQAPAEEKKRTRSSSVASMSSSRNSGEHIPVKRLVQTSASTTRQSRSPTKIRPQEEPMSFAKVEVTSDKSSFLLLGQEEYSEHRAVVTHAVFNPSGTLVASADTDGVVKLWSPSPSPKTQSGVVVKSAVTALEWLPRGERFLLLATKAASLRLYDSRDKKTVWETGPESCPVLKDQRIMGVRVSPGEGSAVISVAPRVRPQGTSTPPAPPSLHTIDMKSLKIESSYRLDGGVVNGCIMNHNGGLLVCGCNDGSVRIIDLRCPDVIASWPAHQGEVFTVRLSPQENNIYTIGSDNRFACWSMAQTGARVMDHVLHDRAAGPFLVGVGSGGTGRSVLLRPYGPLFALHQDGEHVLTCSPSGPIVYKVGETGLEQVLQVGGHKSPVVTVDWCNALQCGTSVAAALDGSVTVATLMRQ, from the exons ATGTCTCACGTCCAGTACCTCGACGAGCTGGTCAAGGAATATCTGCTTTTCAGGGGCTTCAGCCAGACTCTCCGGTCGCTGGACAACGAACTGAAGATCGACAAGGATAAGGGCTTCAGG GTTGATAGATTAGTTGACCAAGTCGTGAGTCACATTCAGACCTACGACCTTGTAGGATTAAGAGAGCTTTGGGCCCATCTGGATAAAAGGATATTTGCACATCTCCCACACACTCTGCTGCCAT GTGTGAGAAAGCTGGAGACCAGTATACTTCGCCTGTATGTTGTGAACACGATCCAGACAAACAAACCGGACAAGCTGGTTGAGTTTTTTGAGAAAATGGCTCAGGAACTACAGAGTCAGGCAGAATGGCGCGAATGGTTCA TTTTGCCATACCTGAAGGGCGTGGAGGAAAATTCATCTTTCGCCATGTACTTCACTAGACAGTGGCAAGATACTCTGCTGGTGTCCCTTCACAACTTCTTTGCTGTGGTTTTCCAG AGCATTGAACTGCCTACTTTAGCAAGCTACCGTGATGAGGCCTCTAAGATTGCCAGGCTGCAGGAGGACAACGAACTGTTGCGTGCTCGACTGAGTGCCCTCACCACCTCCGACCAGCCCAGTCTCGAACACCTCGTCGtacctgatcctcctcctccttctcatctcatgGATGATTTTTATAACATTGCTCA AGAAGCACCTTCTTCAGAGAGTCAGTTGAAATCCCTGAAAACCATCCTCTTTGGACTCGGTGGAGGCCTCCCAACGTCCCCAATTCTTGGCCGACGAGCGACCGGAGgagctgcctctgcctctccccaacCCAGTCCCATTGCAGCTCAGGCTCCATCTTCGAATAACCAT GGAGGAACCAGTGTGTTCACACACTCTGTTGCAAGAAGAACTTCATCCCAAGCTCcagcagaggaaaagaagaggacacGTTCTTCTAGTGTTGCCAGCATGTCTTCAAG CAGAAATAGTGGAGAACACATACCTGTTAAGCGATTAGTCCAGACATCTGCCTCCACCACTAGGCAGTCGAGGTCCCCTACGAAGATTAGGCCTCAAGAGGAACCCATGTCTTTTGCTAAGGTGGAAGTGACCAGTGACAagtcttctttccttttacttgGACAG GAGGAGTATTCAGAACACAGAGCAGTTGTGACGCATGCGGTTTTCAACCCCTCAGGAACCCTTGTGGCCTCTGCCGACACTGATGGCGTAGTCAAACTTTGGTCTCCGTCTCCGTCCCCTAA GACCCAGTCTGGGGTTGTTGTAAAGAGTGCAGTCACAGCCCTGGAGTGGTTGCCCCGCGGAGAACGCTTTTTACTTTTAGCCACCAAAGCTGCTTCCCTGCGTCTCTATGACTCGAGGGATAAGAAAACTGTCTGGGAGACTGGACCCGAGAGCTGTCCTGTGCTTAAAGACCAAAG AATAATGGGTGTACGAGTGAGTCCAGGGGAAGGCAGTGCAGTAATCAGTGTTGCTCCCCGTGTAAGACCTCAGGGTACCTCAACTCCACCAGCACCCCCTTCACTGCACACCATTGATATGAAGAGTCTCAAAATTGAG AGTTCATACCGTTTAGATGGAGGTGTTGTCAATGGCTGTATCATGAACCACAATGGAGGGCTGTTGGTGTGTGGTTGCAACGATGGCTCAGTGAGAATTATAGATTTACGTTGTCCTGATGTCATAGCTTCATGGCCAGCACATCAGGGCGAGGTGTTTACTGTGCGGCTCTCACCtcaggaaaataatatatacaccatTGGAAGCGACAACAGA TTTGCCTGCTGGAGCATGGCACAGACTGGAGCTCGGGTGATGGATCATGTTCTACATGACCGTGCAGCTGGGCCATTCCTCGTGGGCGTAGGGAGTGGAGGCACTGGGCGGAGCGTTCTACTTCGCCCTTATGGACCACTCTTTGCCCTTCACCAGGATGGGGAACATGTGCTTACCTGCTCACCCAGTGGACCTATTGTGTATAAG GTTGGTGAGACTGGTTTGGAACAGGTTCTGCAAGTTGGAGGTCACAAATCCCCTGTGGTCACTGTTGACTGGTGCAATGCCCTTCAGTGTGGCACCTCTGTTGCTGCTGCTCTGGATGGCTCTGTCACTGTTGCGACTCTGATGCGCCAGTAG
- the LOC125029099 gene encoding WD repeat-containing protein 91-like isoform X1 translates to MSHVQYLDELVKEYLLFRGFSQTLRSLDNELKIDKDKGFRVDRLVDQVVSHIQTYDLVGLRELWAHLDKRIFAHLPHTLLPCVRKLETSILRLYVVNTIQTNKPDKLVEFFEKMAQELQSQAEWREWFILPYLKGVEENSSFAMYFTRQWQDTLLVSLHNFFAVVFQPSFLQSIELPTLASYRDEASKIARLQEDNELLRARLSALTTSDQPSLEHLVVPDPPPPSHLMDDFYNIAQEAPSSESQLKSLKTILFGLGGGLPTSPILGRRATGGAASASPQPSPIAAQAPSSNNHGGTSVFTHSVARRTSSQAPAEEKKRTRSSSVASMSSSRNSGEHIPVKRLVQTSASTTRQSRSPTKIRPQEEPMSFAKVEVTSDKSSFLLLGQEEYSEHRAVVTHAVFNPSGTLVASADTDGVVKLWSPSPSPKTQSGVVVKSAVTALEWLPRGERFLLLATKAASLRLYDSRDKKTVWETGPESCPVLKDQRIMGVRVSPGEGSAVISVAPRVRPQGTSTPPAPPSLHTIDMKSLKIESSYRLDGGVVNGCIMNHNGGLLVCGCNDGSVRIIDLRCPDVIASWPAHQGEVFTVRLSPQENNIYTIGSDNRFACWSMAQTGARVMDHVLHDRAAGPFLVGVGSGGTGRSVLLRPYGPLFALHQDGEHVLTCSPSGPIVYKVGETGLEQVLQVGGHKSPVVTVDWCNALQCGTSVAAALDGSVTVATLMRQ, encoded by the exons ATGTCTCACGTCCAGTACCTCGACGAGCTGGTCAAGGAATATCTGCTTTTCAGGGGCTTCAGCCAGACTCTCCGGTCGCTGGACAACGAACTGAAGATCGACAAGGATAAGGGCTTCAGG GTTGATAGATTAGTTGACCAAGTCGTGAGTCACATTCAGACCTACGACCTTGTAGGATTAAGAGAGCTTTGGGCCCATCTGGATAAAAGGATATTTGCACATCTCCCACACACTCTGCTGCCAT GTGTGAGAAAGCTGGAGACCAGTATACTTCGCCTGTATGTTGTGAACACGATCCAGACAAACAAACCGGACAAGCTGGTTGAGTTTTTTGAGAAAATGGCTCAGGAACTACAGAGTCAGGCAGAATGGCGCGAATGGTTCA TTTTGCCATACCTGAAGGGCGTGGAGGAAAATTCATCTTTCGCCATGTACTTCACTAGACAGTGGCAAGATACTCTGCTGGTGTCCCTTCACAACTTCTTTGCTGTGGTTTTCCAG CCGTCCTTTCTCCAGAGCATTGAACTGCCTACTTTAGCAAGCTACCGTGATGAGGCCTCTAAGATTGCCAGGCTGCAGGAGGACAACGAACTGTTGCGTGCTCGACTGAGTGCCCTCACCACCTCCGACCAGCCCAGTCTCGAACACCTCGTCGtacctgatcctcctcctccttctcatctcatgGATGATTTTTATAACATTGCTCA AGAAGCACCTTCTTCAGAGAGTCAGTTGAAATCCCTGAAAACCATCCTCTTTGGACTCGGTGGAGGCCTCCCAACGTCCCCAATTCTTGGCCGACGAGCGACCGGAGgagctgcctctgcctctccccaacCCAGTCCCATTGCAGCTCAGGCTCCATCTTCGAATAACCAT GGAGGAACCAGTGTGTTCACACACTCTGTTGCAAGAAGAACTTCATCCCAAGCTCcagcagaggaaaagaagaggacacGTTCTTCTAGTGTTGCCAGCATGTCTTCAAG CAGAAATAGTGGAGAACACATACCTGTTAAGCGATTAGTCCAGACATCTGCCTCCACCACTAGGCAGTCGAGGTCCCCTACGAAGATTAGGCCTCAAGAGGAACCCATGTCTTTTGCTAAGGTGGAAGTGACCAGTGACAagtcttctttccttttacttgGACAG GAGGAGTATTCAGAACACAGAGCAGTTGTGACGCATGCGGTTTTCAACCCCTCAGGAACCCTTGTGGCCTCTGCCGACACTGATGGCGTAGTCAAACTTTGGTCTCCGTCTCCGTCCCCTAA GACCCAGTCTGGGGTTGTTGTAAAGAGTGCAGTCACAGCCCTGGAGTGGTTGCCCCGCGGAGAACGCTTTTTACTTTTAGCCACCAAAGCTGCTTCCCTGCGTCTCTATGACTCGAGGGATAAGAAAACTGTCTGGGAGACTGGACCCGAGAGCTGTCCTGTGCTTAAAGACCAAAG AATAATGGGTGTACGAGTGAGTCCAGGGGAAGGCAGTGCAGTAATCAGTGTTGCTCCCCGTGTAAGACCTCAGGGTACCTCAACTCCACCAGCACCCCCTTCACTGCACACCATTGATATGAAGAGTCTCAAAATTGAG AGTTCATACCGTTTAGATGGAGGTGTTGTCAATGGCTGTATCATGAACCACAATGGAGGGCTGTTGGTGTGTGGTTGCAACGATGGCTCAGTGAGAATTATAGATTTACGTTGTCCTGATGTCATAGCTTCATGGCCAGCACATCAGGGCGAGGTGTTTACTGTGCGGCTCTCACCtcaggaaaataatatatacaccatTGGAAGCGACAACAGA TTTGCCTGCTGGAGCATGGCACAGACTGGAGCTCGGGTGATGGATCATGTTCTACATGACCGTGCAGCTGGGCCATTCCTCGTGGGCGTAGGGAGTGGAGGCACTGGGCGGAGCGTTCTACTTCGCCCTTATGGACCACTCTTTGCCCTTCACCAGGATGGGGAACATGTGCTTACCTGCTCACCCAGTGGACCTATTGTGTATAAG GTTGGTGAGACTGGTTTGGAACAGGTTCTGCAAGTTGGAGGTCACAAATCCCCTGTGGTCACTGTTGACTGGTGCAATGCCCTTCAGTGTGGCACCTCTGTTGCTGCTGCTCTGGATGGCTCTGTCACTGTTGCGACTCTGATGCGCCAGTAG
- the LOC125029099 gene encoding WD repeat-containing protein 91-like isoform X2, whose translation MSHVQYLDELVKEYLLFRGFSQTLRSLDNELKIDKDKGFRVDRLVDQVVSHIQTYDLVGLRELWAHLDKRIFAHLPHTLLPCVRKLETSILRLYVVNTIQTNKPDKLVEFFEKMAQELQSQAEWREWFILPYLKGVEENSSFAMYFTRQWQDTLLVSLHNFFAVVFQPSFLQSIELPTLASYRDEASKIARLQEDNELLRARLSALTTSDQPSLEHLVVPDPPPPSHLMDDFYNIAQEAPSSESQLKSLKTILFGLGGGLPTSPILGRRATGGAASASPQPSPIAAQAPSSNNHGGTSVFTHSVARRTSSQAPAEEKKRTRSSSVASMSSRNSGEHIPVKRLVQTSASTTRQSRSPTKIRPQEEPMSFAKVEVTSDKSSFLLLGQEEYSEHRAVVTHAVFNPSGTLVASADTDGVVKLWSPSPSPKTQSGVVVKSAVTALEWLPRGERFLLLATKAASLRLYDSRDKKTVWETGPESCPVLKDQRIMGVRVSPGEGSAVISVAPRVRPQGTSTPPAPPSLHTIDMKSLKIESSYRLDGGVVNGCIMNHNGGLLVCGCNDGSVRIIDLRCPDVIASWPAHQGEVFTVRLSPQENNIYTIGSDNRFACWSMAQTGARVMDHVLHDRAAGPFLVGVGSGGTGRSVLLRPYGPLFALHQDGEHVLTCSPSGPIVYKVGETGLEQVLQVGGHKSPVVTVDWCNALQCGTSVAAALDGSVTVATLMRQ comes from the exons ATGTCTCACGTCCAGTACCTCGACGAGCTGGTCAAGGAATATCTGCTTTTCAGGGGCTTCAGCCAGACTCTCCGGTCGCTGGACAACGAACTGAAGATCGACAAGGATAAGGGCTTCAGG GTTGATAGATTAGTTGACCAAGTCGTGAGTCACATTCAGACCTACGACCTTGTAGGATTAAGAGAGCTTTGGGCCCATCTGGATAAAAGGATATTTGCACATCTCCCACACACTCTGCTGCCAT GTGTGAGAAAGCTGGAGACCAGTATACTTCGCCTGTATGTTGTGAACACGATCCAGACAAACAAACCGGACAAGCTGGTTGAGTTTTTTGAGAAAATGGCTCAGGAACTACAGAGTCAGGCAGAATGGCGCGAATGGTTCA TTTTGCCATACCTGAAGGGCGTGGAGGAAAATTCATCTTTCGCCATGTACTTCACTAGACAGTGGCAAGATACTCTGCTGGTGTCCCTTCACAACTTCTTTGCTGTGGTTTTCCAG CCGTCCTTTCTCCAGAGCATTGAACTGCCTACTTTAGCAAGCTACCGTGATGAGGCCTCTAAGATTGCCAGGCTGCAGGAGGACAACGAACTGTTGCGTGCTCGACTGAGTGCCCTCACCACCTCCGACCAGCCCAGTCTCGAACACCTCGTCGtacctgatcctcctcctccttctcatctcatgGATGATTTTTATAACATTGCTCA AGAAGCACCTTCTTCAGAGAGTCAGTTGAAATCCCTGAAAACCATCCTCTTTGGACTCGGTGGAGGCCTCCCAACGTCCCCAATTCTTGGCCGACGAGCGACCGGAGgagctgcctctgcctctccccaacCCAGTCCCATTGCAGCTCAGGCTCCATCTTCGAATAACCAT GGAGGAACCAGTGTGTTCACACACTCTGTTGCAAGAAGAACTTCATCCCAAGCTCcagcagaggaaaagaagaggacacGTTCTTCTAGTGTTGCCAGCATGTCTTCAAG AAATAGTGGAGAACACATACCTGTTAAGCGATTAGTCCAGACATCTGCCTCCACCACTAGGCAGTCGAGGTCCCCTACGAAGATTAGGCCTCAAGAGGAACCCATGTCTTTTGCTAAGGTGGAAGTGACCAGTGACAagtcttctttccttttacttgGACAG GAGGAGTATTCAGAACACAGAGCAGTTGTGACGCATGCGGTTTTCAACCCCTCAGGAACCCTTGTGGCCTCTGCCGACACTGATGGCGTAGTCAAACTTTGGTCTCCGTCTCCGTCCCCTAA GACCCAGTCTGGGGTTGTTGTAAAGAGTGCAGTCACAGCCCTGGAGTGGTTGCCCCGCGGAGAACGCTTTTTACTTTTAGCCACCAAAGCTGCTTCCCTGCGTCTCTATGACTCGAGGGATAAGAAAACTGTCTGGGAGACTGGACCCGAGAGCTGTCCTGTGCTTAAAGACCAAAG AATAATGGGTGTACGAGTGAGTCCAGGGGAAGGCAGTGCAGTAATCAGTGTTGCTCCCCGTGTAAGACCTCAGGGTACCTCAACTCCACCAGCACCCCCTTCACTGCACACCATTGATATGAAGAGTCTCAAAATTGAG AGTTCATACCGTTTAGATGGAGGTGTTGTCAATGGCTGTATCATGAACCACAATGGAGGGCTGTTGGTGTGTGGTTGCAACGATGGCTCAGTGAGAATTATAGATTTACGTTGTCCTGATGTCATAGCTTCATGGCCAGCACATCAGGGCGAGGTGTTTACTGTGCGGCTCTCACCtcaggaaaataatatatacaccatTGGAAGCGACAACAGA TTTGCCTGCTGGAGCATGGCACAGACTGGAGCTCGGGTGATGGATCATGTTCTACATGACCGTGCAGCTGGGCCATTCCTCGTGGGCGTAGGGAGTGGAGGCACTGGGCGGAGCGTTCTACTTCGCCCTTATGGACCACTCTTTGCCCTTCACCAGGATGGGGAACATGTGCTTACCTGCTCACCCAGTGGACCTATTGTGTATAAG GTTGGTGAGACTGGTTTGGAACAGGTTCTGCAAGTTGGAGGTCACAAATCCCCTGTGGTCACTGTTGACTGGTGCAATGCCCTTCAGTGTGGCACCTCTGTTGCTGCTGCTCTGGATGGCTCTGTCACTGTTGCGACTCTGATGCGCCAGTAG
- the LOC125029099 gene encoding WD repeat-containing protein 91-like isoform X4, with product MSHVQYLDELVKEYLLFRGFSQTLRSLDNELKIDKDKGFRVDRLVDQVVSHIQTYDLVGLRELWAHLDKRIFAHLPHTLLPCVRKLETSILRLYVVNTIQTNKPDKLVEFFEKMAQELQSQAEWREWFILPYLKGVEENSSFAMYFTRQWQDTLLVSLHNFFAVVFQPSFLQSIELPTLASYRDEASKIARLQEDNELLRARLSALTTSDQPSLEHLVVPDPPPPSHLMDDFYNIAQEAPSSESQLKSLKTILFGLGGGLPTSPILGRRATGGAASASPQPSPIAAQAPSSNNHEEYSEHRAVVTHAVFNPSGTLVASADTDGVVKLWSPSPSPKTQSGVVVKSAVTALEWLPRGERFLLLATKAASLRLYDSRDKKTVWETGPESCPVLKDQRIMGVRVSPGEGSAVISVAPRVRPQGTSTPPAPPSLHTIDMKSLKIESSYRLDGGVVNGCIMNHNGGLLVCGCNDGSVRIIDLRCPDVIASWPAHQGEVFTVRLSPQENNIYTIGSDNRFACWSMAQTGARVMDHVLHDRAAGPFLVGVGSGGTGRSVLLRPYGPLFALHQDGEHVLTCSPSGPIVYKVGETGLEQVLQVGGHKSPVVTVDWCNALQCGTSVAAALDGSVTVATLMRQ from the exons ATGTCTCACGTCCAGTACCTCGACGAGCTGGTCAAGGAATATCTGCTTTTCAGGGGCTTCAGCCAGACTCTCCGGTCGCTGGACAACGAACTGAAGATCGACAAGGATAAGGGCTTCAGG GTTGATAGATTAGTTGACCAAGTCGTGAGTCACATTCAGACCTACGACCTTGTAGGATTAAGAGAGCTTTGGGCCCATCTGGATAAAAGGATATTTGCACATCTCCCACACACTCTGCTGCCAT GTGTGAGAAAGCTGGAGACCAGTATACTTCGCCTGTATGTTGTGAACACGATCCAGACAAACAAACCGGACAAGCTGGTTGAGTTTTTTGAGAAAATGGCTCAGGAACTACAGAGTCAGGCAGAATGGCGCGAATGGTTCA TTTTGCCATACCTGAAGGGCGTGGAGGAAAATTCATCTTTCGCCATGTACTTCACTAGACAGTGGCAAGATACTCTGCTGGTGTCCCTTCACAACTTCTTTGCTGTGGTTTTCCAG CCGTCCTTTCTCCAGAGCATTGAACTGCCTACTTTAGCAAGCTACCGTGATGAGGCCTCTAAGATTGCCAGGCTGCAGGAGGACAACGAACTGTTGCGTGCTCGACTGAGTGCCCTCACCACCTCCGACCAGCCCAGTCTCGAACACCTCGTCGtacctgatcctcctcctccttctcatctcatgGATGATTTTTATAACATTGCTCA AGAAGCACCTTCTTCAGAGAGTCAGTTGAAATCCCTGAAAACCATCCTCTTTGGACTCGGTGGAGGCCTCCCAACGTCCCCAATTCTTGGCCGACGAGCGACCGGAGgagctgcctctgcctctccccaacCCAGTCCCATTGCAGCTCAGGCTCCATCTTCGAATAACCAT GAGGAGTATTCAGAACACAGAGCAGTTGTGACGCATGCGGTTTTCAACCCCTCAGGAACCCTTGTGGCCTCTGCCGACACTGATGGCGTAGTCAAACTTTGGTCTCCGTCTCCGTCCCCTAA GACCCAGTCTGGGGTTGTTGTAAAGAGTGCAGTCACAGCCCTGGAGTGGTTGCCCCGCGGAGAACGCTTTTTACTTTTAGCCACCAAAGCTGCTTCCCTGCGTCTCTATGACTCGAGGGATAAGAAAACTGTCTGGGAGACTGGACCCGAGAGCTGTCCTGTGCTTAAAGACCAAAG AATAATGGGTGTACGAGTGAGTCCAGGGGAAGGCAGTGCAGTAATCAGTGTTGCTCCCCGTGTAAGACCTCAGGGTACCTCAACTCCACCAGCACCCCCTTCACTGCACACCATTGATATGAAGAGTCTCAAAATTGAG AGTTCATACCGTTTAGATGGAGGTGTTGTCAATGGCTGTATCATGAACCACAATGGAGGGCTGTTGGTGTGTGGTTGCAACGATGGCTCAGTGAGAATTATAGATTTACGTTGTCCTGATGTCATAGCTTCATGGCCAGCACATCAGGGCGAGGTGTTTACTGTGCGGCTCTCACCtcaggaaaataatatatacaccatTGGAAGCGACAACAGA TTTGCCTGCTGGAGCATGGCACAGACTGGAGCTCGGGTGATGGATCATGTTCTACATGACCGTGCAGCTGGGCCATTCCTCGTGGGCGTAGGGAGTGGAGGCACTGGGCGGAGCGTTCTACTTCGCCCTTATGGACCACTCTTTGCCCTTCACCAGGATGGGGAACATGTGCTTACCTGCTCACCCAGTGGACCTATTGTGTATAAG GTTGGTGAGACTGGTTTGGAACAGGTTCTGCAAGTTGGAGGTCACAAATCCCCTGTGGTCACTGTTGACTGGTGCAATGCCCTTCAGTGTGGCACCTCTGTTGCTGCTGCTCTGGATGGCTCTGTCACTGTTGCGACTCTGATGCGCCAGTAG